The sequence TGACCACCTAAATGTGTATTTCTACCAGGTACCAACTTGTACAACTGGCAATTTGAACAAATTAACGAATCTCTCTTTATCGGAATATTCAACTCAACTATCACCTGACTCTGGTGTTCACCAAATGCAATGAACATCAGTTGTACAACCTGAGTGTGTATGGGGCCATTGATCTGAGCCTGGCTGATGGTGATCTCTGACCTGTGTGAAGTGCAGTATAATGAGTGTATATATAGCTTTCCTGGTGATCCACTACAAGGATGGAGAAACACACTCAAACTGTCCTCAACTCATTGACTGTAATAGACTGAATCCTGCAAACTAGTCACCTTTTAGCGTAATTCGCCATTTTTAATCCAAAATAGGTGACCTAGGTGATTCGTGTAGATCCGATGAAAATAGTTTGGGGGGTGGGTTGGATCACAGCTGTCTGTAAGCGAACGAGTAAACCGCGTTTGTAGCAATGTTGACTATGCAAGGCTCCGCCAATCGTTTACATAACAGAATGGAAGAAAGAAGAGACACCCAATCACTAGTTACAGCACCAGCGCGCGCACTGGAAAGGCAGCTCGTCATTTAGAGCAGCGTGCCCCCTGAACGATAACATTAGGTGATAAGCCTGACcggggtgagaaggtgacaaaGCGTACTTCATGAGCTGTAACCGAAACCTACTGGCATTTGtaaagtttgaggtgagggagaaatAGTGATGGACTCGGCAGAGAGatgttgagcaacattagccAATTTATCTGGTCAAATAAGTGAGTTTATGGTGTGAAAATGAGCTTTGCTAATAAAGTCAGACAGCTACAACATCAGATGAGTAAACATTAGTAACCTAACCAATTCGCACCGAGGTAAAGCCAGTTTCAGGTTGGATATTCGCATGTAGTTTTCCTTACGTCCACCAACAGCAGTTAGGGACCGTCAACATAACGACAAATCAAATTTTTCTAAATTCAATAGCTCTTTAACCTAAGGTGACCAGATTTCTGAAATGAAAACCGGGGACATTTCCAGTTCTGCGGTCAATATATAATTAAAATATCCAATGTTATTATCTATGAAATAAAAAAGTGGGACAATTCCGGTTTCATGTATTGAGTCTAACAGGCAGACTGATAGACAGAGAAAACAACTGTTACAGAAACACTACAGACAAGACAGAACTgtctgatctgaacagccattcagtggtcctgctaATCTGTGTAGAATAAGAgcagatttttgttttagattccatctctcacagttgaagtgtatctatgataaaaattacagacctctacatgctttgtaagtaggaaaacctgcaaaatcggcagtgtatcaaatacttattctcCCCACTGTACTTATAGGGACCTAATCTGTATATTTCTCAGAAGAATGTATTTTCTTCAGGATTGCTCTGTTTTTGGCCAGCTTCTCCATGAACTCCTGGCAAGTGAGGTTGAAGTTTGTCTTCACAATAAGCATGGCCTTGATGGTAGGGACAGTGAATCTATTTCGTTGCTGCTGTCCATAGAGCATTAATTTGGGAGAACACTCTCTCGACTGGTGCATTACTTCCAGGTAAGCACATGACAACAGATGCTAATCTAGCCAGGTTAGTGTGTGGGATGTCATTCACTTTGAAGTCGTTAACCACCGTGCTCCATCTCTGACTGAGCTGTGTCTCAGATGTTTTCCATTCATCAAGCGATCCCCCCTTTAGGAACTCTTGCAGGCCAGTAACCTCGTCACACAATGTATCCTCATTGATGGTCACATTGGGGCATTTTTCCTGCAGTGTGCCTGCTGCCTTCACGCCGAGGTTGCCTTTTTAAAAGGAGATCTTTTAGATGATCTGTGTGCTTTCCCCATGCTTGCAAGTAGTTCACAGCCATAGTGAAGAATAATTGGGATGTTTTGAGAAAGCTCTCTTTAGACATGGCTCCATTTTCCTCTAGCTCTCTCAGAAGTCCTCTGACCAAAACTGGAATGAAGTTGTCACATAAGTCAATTTTGCCTCAACATTTCTCAGAATTGCAGCGGACTCCACAGCACAGCGGTCCTGGCCTCCAAGCATCTTGATCGTGTCACTGAATACGGCCAAGTTTCCATGGCCAAAGGCCAGCCAACGTTCAGTCAGTGGATCTTCGAACATTGTTCACAGGGCATTTGTCAAAAGAAATAAAGGATTTCAATGGCACATACATTTTCAGCACTCTTTCTAGAGCAGGGAGCATGGACATCCAGCGAACATGGCTGTGTCCTAAAATGTTATGGTACTCCTggccaacaaactcacaaaagcCCTTCAGTCTTTCTACTCCGACGGTGAAAATATGAACATATTCCAAATATGTTTGTGAGCAGGTACTCAACATCATATCCAAAGCTGTTCTGGCTGTGTTATGAATGATGTGGGCAGGACAACCTAAGCCAATCACCTCCCACTGCAGAGCATTTTTAActttggtatggacattgaccctccccagcctattcagtccccCAAAGTTGGTATTTATTGTCGGCAGAGGATGTTTTCCAGGTTACATTATTTGATGACCACCAGGACCTCAGCTGCAATTTTTTCTGCTGTTTCTCCAATTCAACAAAATCAAGCAGTTTTGTTTCCACAGATGTGCTGCCATCATATATCTTACATATGACTACTATTGGCAGCAGCTTTACATGTCCATGAATGGAGACATCAATGAACAGGGACAGAAATTCAACCTGGTCTAGGTCCTGTGTTACCAAAGTAGTTGCCCATGTtgctaacacgttactcactATGGCGTCACATTTTGTCCTAGCACATGTAAACTTTGGCTCATAAAGCTTCAGTGTCAGTTGTGCTGTGCAGTCCATAGATCTGTAACTATGATTGTGTCACATAGTGTGGTATGCAAAGACACCCTCCTGCACAGCTAAACCAtattcttacatttacatttacatttaagtcatttagcagacgctcttatccagagcgacttacaaattggtgcattcaccttatgacatccagtggaacagccactttacaatagtgcatctaaatattttaaggggggtctTCTTGGAGAATGTGGTGGCAGAGGGTACACCAACACGGCCAATCAGAGAGGCTTTATGCTTTTTGGTCTGTTGATGTTCTACCACTGCCGTTCTTCTCCGGCTGCCAATTGAAAGGGAGGAATTACAACGGGTGCAGTGAACCATTCTATCCTCTTGACCTGAGCGTATAAATGGAAATTCTCATGATTTTCAGAAAGTGCATTTCTGTTTCTTGGGAAGAGTCATTgtatctcctctgtctgttcttcACTCTCCTTGTCACTCTTCTTACTCTCAACTTTTTCTTCTCCTCCAATCTTTCTCCTCTTTTCTTCACTCatcttcctttccttctcttcacCTTTCCACCTCACTCTTCTACACCCTCCTTGCTTCACTCTTTTTACTCCCTTTAATgtttccttctccttcctctccaatCTGTATTAATAAATAGCATACTATTAGATAAAATACTTTGGTTAACAGATTCCCATTGCTTGCCtcatttctgtattttatctCAAACATTGTTTGTAATAATAAATGGGCAGGCCCTGTAATCATATCTTtacctttcctcctctgtctccttcactcttcttcctatccagtcttcctcctgtctccttcactcttcttcctatccagtcttcctcctctgtctccttcactcttcttcctatccagtcttcctcctgtctccttcactcttcttcctatccagtcttcctcctgtctccttcactcttcttcctatccagtcttcctcctctgtctccttcactcttcttcctatccagtcttcctcctctgtctccttcactcttcttcctatccagtcttcctcctctgtctccttcactcttcttcctatccagtcttcctcctcctgtctccttcactcttcttcctatccagtcttcctcctctgtctccttcactcttcttcctatccagtcttcctcctctgtctccttcactcttcttcctatccagtcttcctcctctgtctccttcactcttcttcctatccagtcttcctcctctgtctccttcactcttcttcctatccagtcttcctcctctgtctccttcactcttcttcctatccagtcttcctcctctgtctccttcactcttcttcctatccagtcttcctcctctgtctccttcactcttcttcctatccagtcttcctcctctgtctccttcactcttcttcctatccagtcttcctcctctgtctccttcactcttcttcctatccagtcttcctcctctgtctccttcactcttcttcctatccagtcttcctcctgtctccttcactcttcttcctatccagtcttcctcctctgtctccttcactcttcttcctatccagtcttcctcctctgtctccttcactcttcttcctatccagtcttcctcctctgtctccttcactcttcttcctatccagtcttcctcctctgtctccttcactcttcttcctatccagtcttcctcctctgtctccttcactcttcttcctatccagtcttcctcctctgtctccttcactcttcttcctatccagtcttcctcctctgtctccttcactcttcttcctatccagtcttcctcctctgtctccttcactcttcttcctatccagtcttcctcctctgtctccttcactcttcttcctatccagtcttcctcctgtctccttcactcttcttcctatccagtcttcctcctcACCTTCCGCTCCACTGCTAATGTTATCCATGAACATTTAACTATATTTTCACACTACTTATAATGCCAAACCATTGCAATTGTAATCTACAAAAATATTCTCTGAATTAATTGTGCATTCATTTAATACAATCATATTTTCAAAATAGCCCGTCCACTGCATGTTTACATGTGAATGTTTTTTAACATAGCTataacagtagctagctaacgttagctagcataaCCTATTTAAAACCTTATAGAGCAGATTATCTATCGATATAATAAATTGTGACATAACATCACTAGCTAGTATCTCAAACGATTGTAACTTACCTGATTTGAAAGGACGTTTGTGGTGATGTTGTGGATTCACCTGACGCTAGCTTCTGTCCGAGTTTTCCACTTCAGTTTTTTCTAAAACTATCGCAAGCAAGTAGTTAGTAGAAGAAGACGAATGAATGAAGCTGCTATAGCGAGCAGCCCCCTCTGTTGGCCAAAACAAGCACAACGCGATTGAGACGTCAACCGGTAGGCTCTGCTACCCGGTCTTTCTTGCCAAGTAAAATATTTCACTTTGTGGTCTGTTTTTAACTTcatgcgtcgagcaatcccgtatccgggagcgtaatcatagcctcaagctcattagcataacgcaactattcatgaaaatcgctaattaaatgaaataaatatattggctcacaagcttagccttttgttaacaacactgtcatctcagattttcaaaatatgcttttcaaccatagctacacaagcatttgtgtaagagtattgatagctagcatagcattaagcctagcattcagcaggaaacattttcacaaaaacaagaaaagcattcaaataaaatcatttacctttgaagaactttggatgttttcaatgaggagactctcagttagatagcaaatgttcagtttttccaaaaagattatttgtgtaggagaaatgctccgttttgttcatcacgtttggctaagaaaaaaaaaccaaaattcagtcattacaacgccaaacttttttccaaattaactccataatatcgacaaacatggcaaacgttgtttagaatcaatcctcaaggtgtttttcacatatctattcgatgataagtcatgtCTGGTTGATGTCTGGTCACCCTACTTTAACCATTACTCCTAACACTTTCAACCCGATGGCATAGacacacattgcacaccctttagtttgtccatttttatCTCACAtggttttacatttatttaaaacatttaGAATTTatatagctccttggtcatgtgacttCAAACAaagttcagaatgtccactgactatACTTTCATATTGCGCACACTGTTTGTTTACTTTCATCTCGTGCTATTAGACTTAAATCTGTAAGCTTTGGAGGCCTTCATTTTACATGGGTgttacatttttgttgtttttaagTCAACAAATGTTCCATCCTCGCAATAACTATCTTTCACATGGACACTGAAAGGATCCGCAAATGGCTGTATGTGGTATGGATCAAGGACAGGAGAGGTGTTCGAACAGAGGTGCCTAAAGGAAGGCCTCATGAAAAACTGTTTCATATGCTCTTTTTAATCACAGTAATAGGCAGTGATTTGTCAGTCACAGTGAGCTTGATAACGTGAAGGAATCCTTTTCATAGCATCActttcatatactgtacattaagaCAAATCCTTCTACGTTGAGTATTAGAACGCAGTTTACATAACCTGATAATGACTTGATATTTGAGTGCATTCACAACAAGCCACCTGCAGACAACTTACAAAATGCAATATTGCATTTGAGGGTTTGTTTTTCTGATGAAAATAGTTATGATGCATGGTCTACTACTTCTAACTGGGAAAATAAATTCCTACGTCTTTTGTGGGTAAAATCCTTTTTCCAAAATTGATTTAGGTACATTTTTGTGAAGAGGTATGAGGGTTGTGAAATGGGTCATTTAATATGAAAATAATTTAAGGGATCAATACATTTCTATATTGCTTCCCCAGTATCTGCAAGAACCATCAGGCCAAGTGTTTTTGGTTGACCTTGttggacagaaagagaaggaggaatcGGAACACTGCATTCAAATTCAGGTCTTAGTTATTCCATTGTACTGGATCTAATACATATTATCATTTTACATACATTCATAAGTATAATACTTTCTTTATGACATACTGTGACATACTTGGCTGCTGGCTGTCACTTTCAGACATGCGCAGAGCAGACTTGAACCACAGGGGTTCTCTGTAAAGCGAGAGTAATCCAAAAAGCACagacacaccccttgactttcaaTTGGCACCGTTGACCTGTATGTATTCTCTCCTGATTGGCTCTGTGGCAGTCTGACTAAAGTGCCAGAGGTATGAAGAGAGACATCATCCTTTGtatttaaatatataaatacactgctcaaaaaataaagggaacactaaaataacacatcctagatctgaatgaatgaaatattcttattaaatactttattctttacatagttgaatgtgctgacaacaaaatcaggcagcagaacgttctccacggcgtctccagactctgtcacgtctgtcacgtgctcagtgtgaacctgctttcatctgtgaagagcacagggcgccagtggcggatttgccaatcttggtgttctctggcaaatgccaaacaccctgcatggtgttgggctgtaagcacaacccccacctgtggacatcgggccctcataccaccctcatggaatctgtttctgaccgtttgagcagacacatgcacatttgtggcctgctggaggtcattttgcagggctctggcagtgctcctccttgcacaaaggtggaggtagcggtcctgctgctgggttgttgccctcctacggcctcctccacgtctcctgatgtactggcctgtctcctggtagcgcctccatgctctggacactacgctgacagacacagcgaaccttcttgccacagctcgcattgatgtgccatcctggatgagctgcactacctgagccacttgtgtgggttgtagactccgtctcatgctaccactagagtgaaagcaccgccagcattcaaaactgaccaaaacatcagccaggaagcataggaactgagaagcgGTCTGTGGTCCctacctgcagaaccactcctttattgggggtgtcttgctaattgcctatattttccacctgttgtctattctatttgcacaacagcatgtgccatttattgtcaatcagtgttgcttcctaagtggacagtttgatttcatagaagtgtgattgacttggagttacattgtgttgtttaagtgttccctttattttattGAGCAGTGTATTACCAATTACTGTCCATGAGAAACCTCAACCTTGTGGGTCTATGGGTGTTTGTGCCAATAAAGTGCCAACTCAATTCTACCACTGATTAGTCTCTCATGACCCTATGAACGGGGACACAGGGCAATAGTTTTTCATCTAAACCAGCCCTTTTCTACTGGAGTACACTAACCCCTATTTGGGGCTATTTTCTTGACACATAGTAGCAGTTCACCAGATCAGGCAGTCAAGAAGATCAAAACGTAGATTGTTGTAAGGGTGTATTACATCCTGTGCTGGCCCCATTGTCATATCCATTCTGGATTCTGAGTGGTAAAATCATAGCTGAAAAATGCCTCTATGTATGTGTATACATTTTCTGTCAagacagaactgccaaagggggtggagttgcaatctacttcAGAGTTCTGTCaagctatccaggtctgtgcccaaacagatTAAGCttctacttaaaaaaaaaaaaaaaatcaatctcacccaaattatcatggaacctaccaggtacaaccccaaatccatgaactcgggcaccctcatagatagcatcctgaccaacctgtcctctaaatacacctctgctgtcttcaaccaggatctcagcaaacactgcctcattgcctgcgtccataatgggtccgcagtcaaacgaccacccctcatcactgtcaaatgctccctaaaacactccagtgagcaggcctttctaatcgatctggcccaggtatcctggaaatatattgacctcattccgtcagtagaggatgcctggttattctttaaaagtgctttcctcaccatcttaaatcatcttaaataagcatgccccattcaaaaaatgtagaaccaggaacagatatagcccttggttcactctaGACCTGATTGCCCTTgtccagcacaaaaacatcctgcggtgtactgcattagcatcgaatagcccccgcgatatgcaacttttcagagaagttaggaaccaatatacgcaggcagttaggaaagcaaaggctagctttttaaaacagaaatttgcatcctgtagcacaaactccaaaaagttaggggacactgtaaagtccatggagaataagagcacctcctcccagctgcccactgcactgagttTCGGAAACACGGTCGCCACCGATCAATCTACGAttatcgagaatttcaataagcatttttctacggctggccttgctttccacctggctaccaccatcactactctggatttttctgacttagaatatgtggacaactacaaatacctaggtgtctggttagactgtaaactctccttccagacacatattaagcatctccaatccaaaattaaatctagaatcggcttcctatttcgcaacaaagcatccttcactcttgctgccaaacataccctcataaaactgactatcctaccgatccttgacttcggcgatgtcatttacaaaatagcctccaatactccactcagcaaattggatgcagtctatcacagtgcgatctgtttcgtcaccaaagccccatatactacccaccactgcgacctgtatgctctcgttggctggccctcgcttcatattcgtcgccaaacccactggctccaggtcatctagaagtccttgctaggtaaagccccgccttatctcagctaactgatcaccatagcagcacccacctgtagcatgtgctccagcaggtatatttcactgatcaCCACCAAAGCCAATTGCACCTGTacgtagcccatctgtaaatagcccatccaactacctcatccccatattatttattttatttatatattattattattttgctcctttgcaccacagtatctctatttgcacattcatcttctgcacatctcacTCAAGTGTTTATTTgcgaaattgtaattatttcgccactacgacctatttattgccttacctccctaatcttattccatgtgtaactttgtgttgttgtttgtgtcacatggctttgctttatcttggc is a genomic window of Oncorhynchus keta strain PuntledgeMale-10-30-2019 chromosome 19, Oket_V2, whole genome shotgun sequence containing:
- the LOC127909271 gene encoding uncharacterized protein LOC127909271 encodes the protein MGRPCNHIFTFPPLSPSLFFLSSLPPVSFTLLPIQSSSSVSFTLLPIQSSSCLLHSSSYPVFLLSPSLFFLSSLPPLSPSLFFLSSLPPLSPSLFFLSSLPPLSPSLFFLSSLPPPVSFTLLPIQSSSSVSFTLLPIQSSSSVSFTLLPIQSSSSVSFTLLPIQSSSSVSFTLLPIQSSSSVSFTLLPIQSSSSVSFTLLPIQSSSSVSFTLLPIQSSSSVSFTLLPIQSSSSVSFTLLPIQSSSSVSFTLLPIQSSSCLLHSSSYPVFLLCLLHSSSYPVFLLCLLHSSSYPVFLLCLLHSSSYPVFLLCLLHSSSYPVFLLCLLHSSSYPVFLLCLLHSSSYPVFLLCLLHSSSYPVFLLCLLHSSSYPVFLLCLLHSSSYPVFLLSPSLFFLSSLPPHLPLHC